Part of the Thunnus albacares chromosome 11, fThuAlb1.1, whole genome shotgun sequence genome, tgacaaaaatctttttttttgctctggtttgctgacctctctctccatgtgcttgagtccaagatggattgagtaatgtgaactatactttcttaatttgtagtcacatgattacttttgtttatggttacctagataaagggggtggctcattttacccactgtCTCTgtttaccccgttctcccctataGCTGTATTTTCACTGTCTGGCTTCAGTGCCACAGTCAACTATAGAGTCacacttttttctctcactttactatgttattgtattattttggtGGTAAATGTGTCCCTCATTTTAACCATAATTTTTGACCAAAATTTACATGAACCCatgtacatctgtgtgtgtaatctgtGCATCAATCGACTTTATGGGACTGCAGGTTTTTATCCTAGATTTGTTTTTGATCTTATTTTGATCTAAAGAACTTCATGGCCATACATCTCATGTCTCATGATTCCACCTATTCTCAACCTTgttatatataaaattattagTCAAGTTTATAAAGTCTGCCTAAGAAAGACAGGCACCTGGctccacttcacacacacaggttacCCACAAGGCCACCTTCCTGAGGGGGAAGGCTTGGCtgataatattacattttatcacataaaaaaacaaaacaaaactatattCAATTAATTGGTACCGCCATTTTGTCTTCTTCTCCTTAGTCAATACCACTAAGAAGAACCACTTCCACTCATATCGTCACATGACTTCCTGTATACAGTTGACCACTGTCATCCACTATGTTGCTGCAGCCAGGTTCTCTTGCCAAGAAGAGTCATAAGCTAGTAAGCATTTAAATGTAACATCTGTTTCAATAGTTTGAggtttcattattttctcttaataATTTCAACtacatatttatgttattatgcattaacaattctgatgaaatgtacttttacttaagaatAAGATCAGTTACATTTGTAGACTCTTTTGTCTCCATCCATATTCttcaaacaagaaaatattgaaCAATATAACATTGTATGCTGATtccactttgttgtttttgcgTGTCTGAGCTGCTTGCCAACGACACACCtacagcagaggagagggcGTCTCTTTTAGACATAAatgtgcaacacaaacacaccagtcAGCCCACAGTGGCTGACATACATCAGACATATTCCTGGCTTACAATGAACATTTCAACCTTTTCACAGCATCTTCTAACTACTGTTTTATCACTGTAATAGTTTGGTTTTGGAGCATTAGATACAGAATGACTAACACATCCATTATAGTTGTATTTTCACTGTCTGGCTTCAGTGCCACAGTCAGCTACCAAGTCACACTTTTGTCTCTCACTTTACTATGTTATTGTCTCATTTTGGTGGTAAATGTGTCTCTCATTTTAACCATAATCTTGGACCAAAACCTACATGAGCccatgtacatttttttgtgtaatcTGTGCATCAATGGACTTTATGGGACTGCAGGATTTTACCCCAAATTTGTTTTTGATCTTATGTCTGatattcatatcatatcatatgtGGGATGCTTTTTGCAGGTCTTTGTTATATACTCCTACGCAACAATTGATTTCTCTATTCTTGCTCTGATGGCCTATGACAGATGTGTGGCTATATGTCGACCACTGGAGTATCACTCTGTTATGTCTGTGCGAAGGATTGCCGTGTTAGTTAGTTTGTCTTGGCTTGTTCCTCTCTGCTGTGAGGTTATGGTTGTAACTTTAACATCTACTTTGAAATTATGTGGCTCCCAGATACAGAAACTCTACTGTGAGAACTGGTCAATTGTTAAACTTGCCTGTAGCACAACGATAGCTAACAACATTGTTGGACTGATTGTTATTTCTTTCTATTGTGGGCATGTCCTCTTCATTGTGTATTCATACGTGCGGCTGGTGAAATCAGCTTTAAAGTCCAGAGAGGGCAGAAGAAAGTTTATGCAGACATGTGTgccacatttattttgtttgcttAATGTTACAGCTGCTTTGCTTTTTGACGTTATGTACTCGAGATATGGATCAGCATCTGTGCCACAGAGTGTAAAGAACTTCATGGCCATACAATTTCTCATAATGCCCCCTATTCTCAATCCTATTATTTATGGGCTGATTCTAACTAAAATTCGATACAGAATGACAACCTTGTGTATGACGGCTTGTCAGAGATTTAAGTTGACGTGTAACTTATAAAATCAGCTTACTGtgctgcaaaaaaacaacatactggTATGTGGTTGGTGTATAGAGGAGAAAGCAGTTTCTACCCTCCAtcctttatattttattattaagaAAGCCAGTTTTAGACATGAAATGCATGATACTGTACATGAAGCTTACAGCATGTGAGCAGGGAACAGGGAAATCACAACTTGTCTGTTCTGTGAACT contains:
- the LOC122992549 gene encoding olfactory receptor 10H4-like; the encoded protein is MTNTSIIVVFSLSGFSATVSYQVTLLSLTLLCYCLILVVNVSLILTIILDQNLHEPMYIFLCNLCINGLYGTAGFYPKFVFDLMSDIHIISYVGCFLQVFVIYSYATIDFSILALMAYDRCVAICRPLEYHSVMSVRRIAVLVSLSWLVPLCCEVMVVTLTSTLKLCGSQIQKLYCENWSIVKLACSTTIANNIVGLIVISFYCGHVLFIVYSYVRLVKSALKSREGRRKFMQTCVPHLFCLLNVTAALLFDVMYSRYGSASVPQSVKNFMAIQFLIMPPILNPIIYGLILTKIRYRMTTLCMTACQRFKLTCNL